Proteins encoded in a region of the Mariprofundus ferrinatatus genome:
- a CDS encoding PilT/PilU family type 4a pilus ATPase → MSAAETSLSIKQLLQVMEKREASDLYITTGMPPSYRINGVVQPLKQPPLSALQCEKLATSIMNERQRASFAAEYEMNMALAYPDIGRFRVNIFRQRGHIGMVIRKVKTEVPTIDQLGLPEIFKDIAMSPRGLVLMVGTTGSGKSTSLAAMVDWRNSNQAGHIISIEDPIEFVHEHKKSVITQREVGTDTLEYHKALKNALRQAPDVILIGEIRDRETMEHALEFSETGHLCMATLHANNANQALERIINFFPEEMHPQVCLNLALNLKSILSQRLVKTPADRRVAAIEILINTPRVSDLIGKWDIAEIKETMASGGNYGMQTFDQHLLSLWANGVISEDEALRQADSVNNLRLQIKMVKLEDQGGSANDLEQLSNDGSSEGLRI, encoded by the coding sequence ATGAGTGCTGCTGAAACATCCCTGTCGATCAAGCAGCTGCTGCAGGTGATGGAGAAACGCGAGGCATCCGACCTCTATATCACGACCGGCATGCCCCCCTCCTACCGCATTAATGGCGTTGTTCAGCCGTTGAAACAACCACCACTGAGCGCACTGCAGTGCGAAAAGCTGGCCACCTCAATCATGAACGAACGCCAGCGCGCCTCCTTTGCCGCCGAATATGAGATGAATATGGCGCTCGCCTACCCCGACATCGGACGATTCCGCGTCAATATCTTCCGCCAGCGCGGCCATATCGGCATGGTTATTCGCAAAGTGAAAACGGAAGTTCCGACCATTGATCAACTGGGACTGCCCGAGATTTTCAAGGATATTGCCATGTCTCCGCGTGGGCTGGTACTGATGGTCGGCACCACCGGTTCAGGAAAATCCACCTCACTGGCGGCCATGGTTGACTGGCGCAATTCGAATCAGGCGGGCCATATTATTTCCATCGAAGACCCGATTGAATTTGTGCATGAACACAAGAAGAGCGTCATCACCCAGCGCGAGGTCGGCACCGACACACTGGAGTATCACAAAGCGCTGAAGAACGCCCTCAGACAGGCACCCGATGTAATCCTGATCGGAGAGATTCGTGACCGTGAAACCATGGAGCATGCGCTCGAATTCTCTGAAACCGGCCACCTCTGCATGGCAACCCTGCATGCCAACAACGCAAATCAGGCGCTGGAGCGCATAATCAACTTCTTCCCTGAGGAGATGCATCCGCAGGTGTGTCTGAATCTGGCCCTGAATCTCAAATCCATTCTATCCCAGAGGCTGGTAAAAACGCCTGCCGACAGACGTGTTGCCGCCATTGAGATCCTGATCAATACGCCGCGCGTTTCCGATCTGATCGGAAAATGGGATATTGCCGAGATTAAAGAGACAATGGCGAGCGGCGGCAACTACGGTATGCAGACCTTCGACCAGCACCTGCTCAGTCTCTGGGCGAATGGCGTCATTAGCGAGGATGAGGCACTGCGCCAGGCCGACTCGGTTAACAACCTGCGGCTGCAGATCAAGATGGTGAAACTTGAGGATCAGGGCGGCAGTGCAAATGACCTTGAGCAGTTGTCGAATGATGGCAGCTCGGAAGGGCTGAGAATCTGA